The genomic segment TACTGTCCCTTCcctttttctgctctgtcatATCCCTGCTTACCACACGAGAGCGCTGTTGCTTATGTTTGCAAGTTAGATCATGGCTGACATTACTCTGTatatgagaaaaaaacccaaaaaacacacCCTAAGCGTAAGACAGGGCTGCTATCAgatttctgtgaaaacagtcaTCTTAGGGAGTGGCTCTTTTAGCTATGTATGTTtgaggaaattttttttttaatgtatctaACTGCAGAGATCAAAATAGAGGTGACAACAGGGTAAAAACAAACTTCTCCTTATGAACCTATTGTAGCAATAATTTCAACACGATTAAACATGCTGTCATTTCACATAAAGTGGGCTCATTAAACAACTTACTTTAGTTCATATAAACAGGTTAggataaatacataaattcgGGAAGAAGATCATTCAGTGGGCAGAGAAGCATAAGAGGGCAAGTACTCATGGTTGAATTTTGCTCACAGATACTGCACTGTAATCTTTGTGAACCTCAGAACCCAAATGAAAGATCATCCAACAGTTTGCTTGTGGCACATCTGGCCTCCCATTCCTTCCAACAGTTTCGCCCAGGTTGTTACTGCCTTGCATAGTAACTCATAGTAAAAGTATTAGGCACACTGCTTGTTGAAGCTACAGAATGagtatgtacattttttcctAATAAGTTTCAGTTGAAATGTGCTCCAAAACATATCTAAATGTGCACAGGTGTTGTCAAAGGCAGTACTGAGACACTCTCTTTGAGCCAGCCTCGCCCTTCTGTAGAATCAGagacgtttttgttttttttctcgcaCAAGGATATGCATTCTATCCTGTTTATCTGAACTACAGTGAGTTGTTTAGCCTTTCTAAGGAATCGGAGCAGTCCAAACTCATGGGTCGGAGCTCATTCTCTTCAACGGCACCACAAAACTAAATCCTCccaaatgaccataaagttgaatcaatacctttctaaaacagtttaaagaaaaacttcacATTATAACCTTCAGAGTGTATTTTTAATGGTGTTTGCTGAAGCTTACTTAAAGTGCCTTCCATCACTAAGATATAACCTCACTTCAGTATCAGATCTGTGTTCACCTTAGGAGTGAAAAAGGTTGTGTGCAACacataaatgtttttagttGAAACTTTAAAGAGCAGCCAAAGCAGTTTATTGCACATCATGCAtagaaatcattttttgttcaaaattaTGACATTATGCTTGCTCAAATCATACTCATACTCATTGATGCTTGCATGTTCTCGTGTTAACAGCTGACGGTGCCCCTGAATGTACGGGAAAAGTTATTTTGCTGGTGAATATTTTGGTTACAACTAGTCTGGCCAGTTAACAACAAATCCAGCTGCAGACTACTATGACAGTCCCCTGAATGTAAGCAGGCCAGGGGGGGTGTAGCTGTACTACAGAATCTCTTATTCCTGACAGTAAATTCCATTAATGTTGTGGATATTGTTTATCATTACAGGTCCATGGTAACTACAGCCACAGTTTTTTTGGTAGACTGTGTGAACTGTTAAAAGTGTGTGTTAGTATGCAGCTGTAGTGTGAGGTTTCTGTCAGTGAGAGATAGTCAAGCACACTTTGTGCTATTTATACCCATTCGAACACAACAAAATTTTCTTCATGCcattaaactgtttttcaaaatagaATAGAAATGTTAGACTTTTAGGCGCTTTAAATGCAGACAGCTCCATTGTTTCACCGTGTGGCAACTTCTAGGCCTGCTACTTATTTGAGTCACACCCTGTTTCCTGTGCATGTAAGCTGCATAGCCATAAGAGCAATTTGAAAAACTCCTCTCCGTCCTAAAATATTATAATCATTGTATCAATATCTTTATAAACATTTAAGCAATCTTTGCAAAGACctacaatataaaacattttccttaaCCTCAAAATGGatatgtttctctttctctctgccttggTATCAAAAGTTGATTCCATACTTAACAgataaaaaatgtcatcaagATAGTCACTTATGGTGTAATCAGAGTGTTGTTGTAGCAGCTGCACTGCGCAACAGGGATATGCAGTTATAGGGTGCAACTTTAAAACGCTCATAGTTTTAGCAAGGCACAGGCAGAAGTGTTTAACAGCCACTTTGTGCTTGAGTTTGATACTTTCCCCATACGTCTGAAAGCTGGTTAGCCTGCAGTATTGTTGTAATGACAGAGGTCCAGTAACAGTTGCCTGTGAGATAAGGCATCGTAATCCTAAACAAACTAGAATCAGGAGGATCTGTCAGTGCGATTCCCAGATATCTCATACACAGTCCCACGTACACATCTTCAATGTAAACAGTTTTAACATGCAAAGATGCCTCCAGTATCTTTTTGGGTAAATCCAGTGAGAACACATAGCCCAGTCCCAGGGCATATGGTGGGTAACGTGACTCAGGGAAGGAAGAAACAGGCAGAAACCACTTCGAATTATGGTCTCGAAGAACAGGAGCACCCCTTGCAATGTGTCCTGTCATGTAGACATATCGGGGGGCCTTCAAAAGCATGTCAACAAGGTTGTGGACATTAAGGAAAATGTCTGAGTCTACCTTCATGGCATAGGAGGTGTTGGGGCAATGGGAATTGAGCCATTCAAACATGACCATGGTTTTAATGGTGAGATTACTGTAGCAGTCCACAAAGTTACTCTGGAGAATGTCTTGATGTCTCTGGCTTTCCTGTAACAcctaaagaaagagagacaggagatTTAGTTTAAATAAGTAGTAGTAATCAGTAGCAAAGTGAATTTTGGCATAAACAAACTGGGAACccagttgtttatttacacattcagcagatatGGAACAGcatcagcattcatttggagtcatgtctcTGAccacctggcaaatgtaagtcAAATACTCGCTCTCATTTTAGGGCCTGGTCTTCTGgtctcctgagggaaatatctggatCATTAGCGCTAAAAGCTCCACTATGTTCGCCATCCAGGTGCTAACAAACAGGTTTGATAGTAGCAGTGAGACTTAACCAACGTTGCTGGCtggaaaaactaaataaaatctgaaacacaCTAAAAAGTTCTGTTCAGCCGGTTATTTGTAAacataccctttttttttttttcagtctctgccCCTATGTCCAGactaaaacagtgtttttctccttcCAAAACAGAGTGCATTAATATGAAAACTGCTGGTTTGGTGTGGACGGGGTAAAGCTAAGCCATCCCGGAGAGGGTCAGGGGCTGTGTGCCAGACAACCTGTAGATCATAAATCTTGCAGCAGAGCTGTTGTCAGTAACCttaatttatgttgattttgtcagatgatatCACGA from the Xiphias gladius isolate SHS-SW01 ecotype Sanya breed wild chromosome 23, ASM1685928v1, whole genome shotgun sequence genome contains:
- the LOC120785384 gene encoding beta-1,3-galactosyltransferase 1-like isoform X1 translates to MLENPESKCEKTPWTRAKRWLCFLMCFTVATLIFTFYNSSTEVSWPLNFWKTSSVSSQSYNNLTTAVGSVSVGDHLTPQYSVAYPHQYDFILDEPNRCWQESPFLVLMIPVAPHNREARDVIRKTWGKETTVLRQVVSHYFLLGLSREGGDSELLEEQVLQESQRHQDILQSNFVDCYSNLTIKTMVMFEWLNSHCPNTSYAMKVDSDIFLNVHNLVDMLLKAPRYVYMTGHIARGAPVLRDHNSKWFLPVSSFPESRYPPYALGLGYVFSLDLPKKILEASLHVKTVYIEDVYVGLCMRYLGIALTDPPDSSLFRITMPYLTGNCYWTSVITTILQANQLSDVWGKYQTQAQSGC
- the LOC120785384 gene encoding beta-1,3-galactosyltransferase 2-like isoform X2, which gives rise to MVSVGDHLTPQYSVAYPHQYDFILDEPNRCWQESPFLVLMIPVAPHNREARDVIRKTWGKETTVLRQVVSHYFLLGLSREGGDSELLEEQVLQESQRHQDILQSNFVDCYSNLTIKTMVMFEWLNSHCPNTSYAMKVDSDIFLNVHNLVDMLLKAPRYVYMTGHIARGAPVLRDHNSKWFLPVSSFPESRYPPYALGLGYVFSLDLPKKILEASLHVKTVYIEDVYVGLCMRYLGIALTDPPDSSLFRITMPYLTGNCYWTSVITTILQANQLSDVWGKYQTQAQSGC